In one window of Brenneria goodwinii DNA:
- a CDS encoding ABC transporter substrate-binding protein, which produces MHKETLCGLLLTTALTLPFTSYATQYPLTVTDMDGRKIEIEQEPKRIVLQDGRDIMSLALLDRENPFQRLVAWNNQPRKSDKATWALMTDKWPEADAIMDMGLGDMGEVELESVLSKQPDLMIAQLRSKPTLTGSGVIDKLQALNIPVVFVDYEVNPVKNTASSIDLLGKVLNKEDNAKAYTDFYRQHLTEIQKQTAALPAKANVFVEAWAGRSDSCCFSHAHNGWGGLVEAIGARNIGSDILPGANGYVSLEKLISMQPDVYVMTGAKRGNNNDGNSVNPLPFGLGADGKSIDKQAVILLNRDGVSQIPAVRQKRAYGIYHQFYNNPFNIIGMEYLAKAIYPQQFSALNPDENYRYVMRHFTALPGSDFIYFWKPSE; this is translated from the coding sequence ATGCACAAGGAAACACTGTGTGGTCTTTTGCTGACCACGGCGCTCACCCTCCCCTTCACCAGCTACGCCACGCAATATCCGCTTACCGTTACGGATATGGACGGACGGAAGATCGAAATCGAACAGGAGCCCAAACGCATCGTCCTACAGGACGGCCGCGACATCATGTCGCTGGCGCTGCTCGACAGAGAGAATCCGTTTCAACGCCTGGTGGCCTGGAATAACCAGCCGAGAAAATCGGATAAAGCGACCTGGGCGCTGATGACAGACAAATGGCCGGAAGCCGACGCGATTATGGATATGGGCCTTGGCGACATGGGGGAAGTTGAACTGGAGAGCGTGCTGTCGAAGCAACCGGATCTGATGATCGCCCAGTTGCGTTCCAAACCGACTCTGACGGGCAGCGGCGTTATCGACAAACTGCAAGCGCTTAACATCCCGGTGGTGTTTGTCGATTATGAAGTCAATCCGGTTAAAAATACGGCGTCCAGTATTGATCTGCTGGGAAAAGTGTTAAACAAGGAAGACAATGCTAAAGCCTATACTGATTTTTATCGCCAGCATCTCACGGAGATACAAAAACAGACGGCGGCCCTGCCCGCCAAGGCAAACGTATTTGTCGAAGCCTGGGCCGGGCGTTCGGACTCCTGCTGCTTCAGCCATGCCCACAACGGCTGGGGAGGGCTGGTGGAAGCCATCGGCGCACGAAATATCGGTTCCGATATACTGCCAGGCGCCAATGGCTATGTCTCATTAGAGAAACTCATCAGTATGCAACCCGATGTTTACGTCATGACCGGCGCCAAACGTGGTAATAACAACGACGGCAACAGCGTGAATCCGCTGCCGTTTGGTCTCGGCGCCGACGGAAAAAGTATTGATAAGCAGGCCGTCATATTGCTAAACCGCGACGGGGTTAGCCAGATTCCGGCCGTGCGGCAAAAACGGGCATACGGTATCTATCATCAGTTCTATAATAATCCGTTCAATATTATTGGCATGGAATATCTGGCAAAGGCGATTTACCCGCAGCAATTTTCTGCGCTGAACCCGGATGAGAACTACCGCTATGTCATGCGTCATTTCACTGCGTTGCCCGGCAGCGATTTCATCTATTTTTGGAAACCGTCTGAGTAA
- the suhB gene encoding inositol-1-monophosphatase: protein MHPMLNIAIRAARKGGNLIAKNYETPDAVEASQKGSNDFVTNVDRDAERLIVEVIRKSYPQHTIIGEECGELTGEDQDVQWVIDPLDGTTNFIKRLPHFAVSIAVRIKGRTEVAVVYDPMRNELFTATRGQGAQLNGYRLRSSNARDLDGTVLATGFPFKSKQHAKSYIKIIETLFTQCADFRRTGSAALDLAYVAAGRVDGFFEIGLKPWDFAGGELLVREAGGVVTDFVGGHNYLSSGNLVAGNPRVVKSILATIRDELSDALKR from the coding sequence ATGCATCCGATGCTCAATATCGCTATACGCGCTGCGCGTAAAGGCGGTAATTTAATTGCTAAGAATTACGAAACTCCTGACGCTGTAGAAGCCAGTCAAAAAGGCAGCAATGATTTTGTCACCAACGTTGACCGGGATGCTGAACGCCTGATCGTTGAAGTCATCCGCAAGTCTTATCCGCAGCACACCATCATTGGTGAAGAATGCGGCGAGTTGACGGGCGAAGATCAAGATGTGCAATGGGTAATCGATCCACTGGATGGCACCACCAATTTTATCAAACGCCTGCCGCACTTCGCGGTATCCATCGCGGTTCGCATCAAAGGCCGCACTGAAGTCGCCGTTGTTTACGACCCCATGCGTAACGAACTGTTCACCGCCACCCGCGGTCAGGGCGCGCAGTTAAACGGTTACCGTCTGCGCAGCAGCAATGCCCGCGATCTGGATGGCACGGTACTGGCTACCGGTTTCCCGTTCAAAAGCAAACAACACGCCAAAAGCTACATTAAAATCATCGAAACGCTATTTACCCAATGCGCGGATTTTCGCCGCACGGGTTCCGCCGCGCTGGATCTGGCCTATGTTGCCGCCGGCCGTGTCGACGGATTCTTTGAAATCGGCCTGAAACCCTGGGATTTCGCCGGCGGCGAACTGCTGGTTCGTGAAGCCGGCGGTGTCGTGACCGATTTCGTTGGCGGTCACAATTACCTCTCTTCCGGTAATCTGGTTGCGGGCAATCCACGCGTGGTCAAATCCATACTGGCAACCATCCGCGACGAATTAAGCGATGCGTTAAAGCGCTGA
- the trmJ gene encoding tRNA (cytosine(32)/uridine(32)-2'-O)-methyltransferase TrmJ, whose amino-acid sequence MLHNIRVVLVETSHTGNMGSVARAMKTMGLSKLYLVNPLVKPDSQAIALSAGASDVIGNATLVETLDQALEGCSLVIGTSARSRTLPWPMLEPRECGVRSAQEAEHAPVALVFGRERVGLTNDELQKCHYHVAIPANPEYSSLNLAMAVQILAYEVRVAHLDRLQAGEEEHSETPYPLVDDLERFYQHLEQTLLQTGFIRQAHQGQVMNKLRRLFTRARPESQELNILRGILSSIQKNNG is encoded by the coding sequence ATGTTACACAATATTCGCGTTGTTCTGGTTGAAACGTCCCACACCGGCAATATGGGATCGGTGGCCAGGGCGATGAAAACCATGGGGTTAAGTAAGCTCTATCTGGTTAATCCGCTGGTCAAACCCGATTCACAAGCGATTGCCTTATCCGCCGGCGCCAGCGATGTGATCGGCAATGCCACCCTGGTTGAAACGCTCGATCAGGCTCTTGAGGGGTGCAGCCTGGTCATCGGCACCAGCGCGCGTTCACGCACTTTACCCTGGCCGATGCTGGAGCCGCGCGAATGCGGCGTTCGCAGCGCGCAGGAAGCGGAACATGCGCCCGTCGCCCTGGTTTTTGGCCGGGAACGCGTAGGGTTGACCAACGATGAATTACAGAAGTGCCATTATCATGTTGCCATCCCCGCCAACCCGGAGTATAGCTCGCTGAATCTGGCGATGGCCGTACAGATCCTGGCGTACGAAGTGCGCGTCGCTCATCTGGATCGCTTGCAGGCAGGCGAGGAAGAGCATAGCGAAACGCCTTATCCGCTGGTGGACGATCTGGAGCGTTTTTACCAGCATCTGGAGCAGACATTGCTGCAAACGGGTTTTATTCGGCAGGCTCATCAAGGGCAGGTGATGAATAAGCTGCGTCGGCTGTTTACCCGGGCTCGGCCGGAAAGTCAGGAGTTGAATATCCTGCGCGGTATCCTGAGTTCGATTCAGAAAAATAACGGCTAA
- the iscR gene encoding Fe-S cluster assembly transcriptional regulator IscR, with translation MRLTSKGRYAVTAMLDVALHSKEGPVPLADISERQGISLSYLEQLFSRLRKNGLVASVRGPGGGYLLGKHASEIAVGTVISAVDESVDATRCQGRETCQGGERCLTHTLWRDLSDRITDFLNNITLDELVNNKEVLDVADRQETDTRRAANGRPQDTINVNLRA, from the coding sequence ATGAGACTGACATCTAAAGGCCGTTATGCCGTTACCGCCATGCTTGATGTGGCGCTGCATTCCAAAGAAGGCCCGGTTCCGCTGGCGGATATCTCGGAACGCCAGGGCATTTCGCTCTCTTACCTGGAACAACTATTTTCTCGCTTGCGTAAAAACGGGCTGGTTGCCAGCGTCCGCGGTCCGGGCGGCGGCTATCTGCTGGGTAAACATGCCAGCGAGATCGCTGTCGGCACCGTCATTTCCGCCGTAGACGAATCGGTGGACGCCACGCGTTGTCAGGGGCGCGAAACTTGTCAGGGCGGGGAGCGCTGCCTGACGCATACCTTATGGCGCGATCTGAGCGATCGCATCACCGACTTTCTGAACAACATTACGTTGGATGAGTTAGTCAATAACAAAGAAGTGTTGGACGTGGCGGATCGTCAGGAAACGGATACGCGCCGTGCCGCCAACGGACGTCCGCAAGATACGATTAACGTCAATCTGCGCGCTTAG
- the iscS gene encoding cysteine desulfurase — protein MKLPIYLDYSATTPVDPRVAEKMMQFLTLDGTFGNPASRSHRFGWQAEEAVDIARNQIAELVGADPREIVFTSGATESDNLAIKGAANFYQKKGKHIITSKTEHKAVLDTCRQLEREGFEVTYLAPQRNGIIDLKTLEAAVRDDTILVSIMHVNNEIGVVQDIATIGEMCRSRGIVFHVDATQSVGKLPIDLSQLKVDLMSFSGHKIYGPKGIGALYVRRKPRIRIEAQMHGGGHERGMRSGTLPVHQIVGMGEAYRIAKEEMDTDVARLRALRDRLWNGIKDIEEVYLNGDLEQGAPNILNVSFNYVEGESLIMALKDLAVSSGSACTSASLEPSYVLRALGMNDELAHSSIRFSLGRFTTEEEIDYTIELVRKSIGRLRELSPLWEMFKQGVDISSIEWAHH, from the coding sequence ATGAAGTTACCGATTTATCTGGACTATTCAGCCACCACGCCGGTTGATCCGCGAGTGGCTGAAAAAATGATGCAGTTTTTGACCCTGGACGGTACTTTTGGCAACCCGGCTTCTCGCTCCCACCGTTTTGGCTGGCAGGCGGAAGAAGCTGTCGATATCGCCCGTAATCAAATTGCAGAGTTGGTAGGCGCGGATCCGCGCGAGATTGTATTTACATCCGGTGCGACAGAGTCGGACAACCTGGCGATCAAGGGTGCCGCTAATTTCTATCAGAAGAAAGGCAAGCACATCATCACCAGCAAAACGGAACATAAAGCCGTGCTGGATACCTGCCGTCAGTTGGAGCGCGAAGGGTTTGAAGTCACCTATCTGGCGCCGCAGCGTAACGGCATTATCGATCTGAAAACGCTGGAAGCCGCGGTGCGTGATGACACTATTCTGGTTTCCATCATGCATGTGAATAATGAAATTGGCGTGGTGCAGGACATTGCGACGATCGGCGAAATGTGCCGTAGCCGCGGCATCGTGTTCCACGTCGACGCCACCCAGAGCGTGGGCAAACTACCCATCGATCTGAGCCAGTTAAAAGTGGATCTGATGTCGTTCTCCGGCCATAAGATTTATGGGCCGAAAGGGATCGGCGCGCTGTATGTCCGCCGTAAACCCCGTATTCGCATTGAAGCGCAGATGCACGGCGGCGGTCATGAACGCGGCATGCGTTCCGGCACATTGCCGGTACACCAGATTGTCGGCATGGGCGAAGCGTATCGTATCGCTAAAGAAGAGATGGATACCGATGTCGCTCGTTTGCGCGCATTGCGCGATCGTCTGTGGAACGGCATCAAAGATATCGAAGAAGTCTATCTGAACGGCGATCTTGAACAGGGCGCGCCCAACATCCTTAACGTCAGCTTTAATTATGTTGAAGGTGAATCGCTGATCATGGCGCTGAAGGATCTGGCGGTATCGTCCGGTTCCGCCTGCACCTCCGCCAGTCTGGAACCCTCCTACGTATTACGTGCGCTGGGTATGAATGATGAGCTGGCACACAGTTCGATTCGTTTCTCTCTCGGGCGTTTTACCACCGAAGAAGAGATCGACTACACCATTGAACTGGTGCGTAAATCTATCGGCCGCCTGCGCGAGCTTTCTCCGCTGTGGGAAATGTTCAAGCAGGGCGTGGATATCAGCAGCATCGAATGGGCGCATCATTAA
- the iscU gene encoding Fe-S cluster assembly scaffold IscU: MAYSEKVIDHYENPRNVGSFDNADPSIGSGMVGAPACGDVMKLQIKVNDEGIIEDARFKTYGCGSAIASSSLVTEWVKGKSLNEAESIKNTQIAEELELPPVKIHCSILAEDAIKAAIADYKSKREAK; encoded by the coding sequence ATGGCTTACAGCGAAAAAGTAATTGATCATTATGAAAATCCGCGCAACGTAGGATCTTTTGATAATGCGGATCCGAGCATCGGCAGCGGTATGGTTGGCGCGCCGGCCTGCGGTGATGTCATGAAGTTGCAGATCAAAGTCAACGATGAGGGCATCATTGAAGATGCGCGCTTCAAGACTTATGGCTGCGGTTCCGCCATTGCGTCCAGCTCACTGGTGACTGAGTGGGTGAAGGGGAAATCGCTCAACGAAGCCGAGTCGATTAAAAATACGCAGATTGCCGAAGAACTTGAGCTGCCGCCGGTAAAAATCCACTGCTCTATTCTGGCGGAAGATGCCATCAAGGCCGCGATTGCGGATTATAAAAGTAAACGTGAAGCCAAGTAG
- the iscA gene encoding iron-sulfur cluster assembly protein IscA — MSISLSDSAAQRVNAFLVNRGKGIGLRLGVRTSGCSGMAYVLEFVDDVNADDVVFEDKGVKVIVDGKSLVYLDGTELDFVKEGLNEGFKFNNPNVASECGCGESFNV, encoded by the coding sequence ATGTCGATTTCTTTGAGCGACAGCGCGGCGCAACGAGTAAACGCCTTTTTGGTTAACCGGGGCAAAGGCATTGGTCTGCGCCTTGGCGTTCGGACATCAGGCTGTTCCGGTATGGCGTATGTGCTGGAGTTTGTTGATGACGTGAATGCGGATGACGTGGTGTTCGAAGACAAAGGCGTCAAGGTTATTGTCGATGGTAAAAGCCTGGTTTATCTCGACGGCACCGAACTGGACTTCGTCAAGGAAGGGCTGAACGAAGGCTTTAAGTTCAATAACCCTAACGTTGCCAGCGAATGCGGTTGCGGCGAAAGTTTTAACGTTTAA
- the hscB gene encoding co-chaperone HscB, with product MDYFTLFGLPIRYDVDGSLLASRFQELQRQFHPDRFAASPERDRMLALQQAATINNAYQALKHPLKRAEYMLSLHGFDLSNEQHTLRDTAFLMEQLELREELEAIEHRSDAEAALAEFAGRLQAMLVERSGQMRDELDRQAWQHAADTVRKLRFLDKLQQQVEQLEEQLLDR from the coding sequence ATGGATTACTTTACTTTGTTCGGGCTGCCGATTCGCTATGATGTGGATGGCAGCCTGCTTGCTTCCCGTTTTCAGGAACTGCAACGGCAGTTTCACCCCGATCGTTTCGCGGCTAGCCCGGAAAGGGACCGTATGCTGGCATTGCAGCAGGCCGCAACGATCAATAATGCTTATCAGGCGCTGAAACATCCGCTGAAACGCGCGGAGTATATGCTATCTTTGCACGGTTTCGATTTAAGTAACGAACAGCATACGTTACGTGATACCGCGTTTCTGATGGAACAGCTCGAATTACGCGAGGAGCTGGAGGCCATTGAGCACCGTTCCGATGCCGAAGCGGCGCTGGCTGAATTCGCCGGGCGGCTGCAGGCCATGCTGGTTGAACGCAGCGGGCAAATGCGCGACGAACTGGATCGGCAAGCGTGGCAGCATGCCGCGGATACCGTGCGTAAACTGCGTTTTTTAGACAAGCTCCAGCAGCAGGTTGAACAACTCGAAGAACAATTGCTGGATAGGTAA
- the hscA gene encoding Fe-S protein assembly chaperone HscA translates to MALLQISEPGLSAAPHLRRLAVGIDLGTTNSLVAAVRSGEAQTLTDREGRDLLPSIVYYHAEGHEVGWAACEKAAGDPANTVSSVKRMMGRSLADIQQRYPHLPYQYQVSDNGLPLIQTSAGNRNPIQVSADILSALAQRAQKALGGAPDGVVITVPAYFDDAQRQGTKDAARLAGLHVLRLLNEPTAAAIAYGLDSGKEGVIAVYDLGGGTFDISVLRLSRGVFEVLATGGDSALGGDDFDNLLVEWLREQAEITSRDDRHLQHALREAAIQAKIALSSAESVHVDVAGWQGDVTRAQFNALIAPLVKRTLLSCRRTLKDAGVTPDEVQEVVMVGGSTRVPLVRERVGEFFDRPPLTSIDPDKVVAIGAAIQADILVGNKPDSEMLLLDVIPLSLGLETMGGLVEKIIPRNTTIPVARAQEFTTFKDGQSGMMIHVLQGERELVQDCRSLGRFTLRGLPPLPAGGAHIRVTFQVDADGLLSVTAMEKSTGVEASIQVKPSYGLNDTEIAAMIKNSMLNAQGDVGARMLAEQKVEAVRVLESLRGALAADADLLADDEKAAIVSASEHLRQTMSGTDAQAIEAAIKIVDQQTQGFAARRMDSSIRRALAGHSVDEV, encoded by the coding sequence ATGGCCTTATTACAAATTAGCGAGCCGGGCCTCAGCGCGGCGCCGCATCTGCGGCGTCTGGCTGTCGGCATTGATTTAGGCACCACCAATTCCCTGGTCGCCGCCGTGCGCAGCGGTGAGGCGCAAACGCTGACAGACCGCGAGGGCCGGGACCTTCTGCCATCCATTGTCTATTATCATGCCGAAGGGCATGAGGTCGGCTGGGCCGCCTGCGAAAAGGCGGCCGGCGATCCCGCCAATACCGTCAGTTCGGTAAAACGCATGATGGGGCGTTCTTTGGCGGATATCCAGCAACGTTATCCTCATTTACCCTATCAATACCAGGTCAGCGATAATGGTCTGCCGTTAATCCAAACGTCGGCGGGGAATCGGAATCCGATTCAGGTTTCAGCGGATATTCTGTCCGCGCTGGCTCAGCGTGCGCAGAAAGCGTTAGGCGGCGCGCCGGACGGCGTAGTGATCACCGTTCCCGCCTATTTTGATGATGCGCAGCGTCAGGGAACGAAAGATGCCGCCCGTTTAGCCGGGCTGCATGTTTTGCGCCTGCTTAATGAACCTACCGCCGCTGCTATCGCCTACGGATTGGATTCGGGCAAAGAAGGCGTGATAGCCGTTTATGATCTGGGCGGCGGAACCTTTGATATTTCTGTTCTGCGTTTAAGCCGCGGCGTGTTTGAAGTCTTGGCGACCGGCGGCGATTCCGCGCTGGGCGGCGATGATTTCGACAATCTTTTAGTGGAATGGCTGCGCGAGCAGGCGGAGATAACCTCCCGTGACGATCGCCATTTGCAGCATGCGCTGCGCGAAGCCGCCATTCAGGCCAAGATCGCATTAAGCTCGGCGGAATCGGTGCACGTCGATGTGGCGGGTTGGCAAGGCGACGTTACGCGCGCCCAGTTTAACGCGCTGATCGCCCCGTTGGTTAAGCGTACGCTGTTGTCCTGTCGTCGAACCCTGAAGGATGCGGGCGTTACGCCGGATGAGGTACAGGAAGTGGTGATGGTCGGCGGCTCAACCCGCGTGCCGCTGGTTCGTGAACGGGTCGGCGAATTCTTTGATCGCCCTCCGTTGACGTCCATCGATCCCGATAAAGTGGTGGCGATTGGCGCCGCCATTCAGGCCGATATTCTAGTGGGTAACAAGCCGGATAGCGAAATGCTGCTGCTGGATGTCATTCCGCTGTCGCTGGGTCTGGAGACGATGGGCGGTCTGGTGGAGAAGATCATACCGAGAAACACCACCATCCCGGTCGCCAGGGCGCAGGAATTCACCACTTTCAAAGACGGCCAGAGCGGGATGATGATCCACGTTTTACAGGGTGAACGAGAACTGGTTCAGGATTGTCGCTCGCTTGGGCGTTTTACTTTGCGTGGTTTACCGCCGTTGCCCGCCGGTGGCGCGCATATTCGCGTTACCTTTCAGGTCGATGCCGATGGACTGTTGAGCGTGACGGCCATGGAGAAATCGACGGGCGTGGAAGCCTCTATTCAGGTCAAACCGTCTTATGGCCTGAATGATACGGAAATCGCCGCCATGATTAAGAACTCCATGCTGAACGCGCAAGGGGATGTGGGCGCCCGGATGCTGGCCGAGCAAAAAGTTGAGGCGGTCAGGGTGTTGGAGAGCCTCCGCGGCGCGTTGGCCGCCGATGCCGATTTGCTGGCCGATGATGAAAAAGCCGCTATCGTTTCGGCATCTGAACATTTACGGCAGACGATGTCCGGAACGGATGCGCAGGCGATTGAAGCCGCAATAAAAATAGTCGATCAACAAACCCAGGGGTTTGCCGCTCGTCGCATGGATTCGTCTATTCGGCGCGCATTGGCGGGGCACTCTGTGGACGAGGTTTAA
- the fdx gene encoding ISC system 2Fe-2S type ferredoxin, which yields MPKIVFLPHQDLCPEGVVLEAERGETILDVALRNGVEIEHACEKSCACTTCHCIVREGFDSLAESTEDEDDMLDKAWGLEPESRLGCQARVADEDLVVEIPRYTINHAREH from the coding sequence ATGCCTAAGATTGTCTTTCTGCCTCATCAGGATTTGTGTCCTGAAGGGGTGGTTTTGGAAGCAGAACGCGGGGAAACTATTTTGGATGTGGCCCTGCGTAACGGAGTTGAAATTGAGCATGCCTGTGAGAAATCCTGCGCTTGCACCACCTGTCATTGTATTGTCCGAGAAGGCTTTGATTCTTTAGCGGAAAGCACGGAAGACGAAGATGACATGCTGGATAAAGCCTGGGGGCTTGAGCCTGAAAGCCGGTTAGGTTGTCAGGCGCGTGTGGCGGATGAAGATTTGGTGGTTGAAATCCCCCGCTACACTATTAATCATGCTCGTGAACACTAA
- the iscX gene encoding Fe-S cluster assembly protein IscX translates to MGLKWTDSRAIGEALYDQYPDVDPKTVRFTDMHQWICELEEFDDLPEASNEKILEAILLVWLDEAD, encoded by the coding sequence ATGGGATTGAAATGGACGGACAGTCGCGCAATTGGCGAAGCGCTTTACGATCAATATCCTGATGTCGATCCGAAAACCGTCCGCTTTACCGATATGCACCAATGGATTTGCGAGCTGGAGGAGTTTGACGATCTTCCCGAGGCATCCAATGAAAAAATTCTGGAAGCGATCCTGCTGGTTTGG